TCCGCCGCAGCCGATAAATTGTCGAAGCCGAAAGAGATGTCTGTTCGGCAATCTCGGAAACGCTCGTGCCGGCCGCCAGCATCGAGACGGCTTTAGCGACCTCGTCAGGATTGAGATGTTGCCAGCGACCGCGATTCCGCTTTACTGCAACGGACCGCGTCCGCCTATGGGTGCCGAAGTCGTAAGCCCGAGTCGCTGTTGACTCATGGATCTTGAGGTGCCGGGCGATCCGTGGAAACGGCCACTGTTTCTCATCCCGCAACCGCACGACTTCCGCAGCATGAGATTTATATTTCGGTTCTGGCTTGGAACCCTTCTGTCGCGGCCGCCTCTTTCTCGGTTTTTCAGGCTCGGGACGTCCGCCCGTTTCAGCAAAGCGGATGGCGTCATCCGCCAACTTCCAAATGACTCCCAACTCTTCCGAAATCCACTGCGTGCTGCGTCCTTCGAGCTTGTAGGCGAGGGCTCGTCCAGAAATCTGCTCGTATTTCGGCACTTCCCGCAGCCAGACTTCGTGCTTCTCGCCGATTGTCCAAACAGCGGATATTGGGAGTTCCCAACATTCGCTATTTGGACAATCCTTCGGACGCGTTAGATGTGAAACGATTGCATTACCGTTGAGCGCGAATTTCGCAAACCATTGCGGCTTTTTGGAGCCCTTAACTTCGCGTTGCTCGACGATGATCTCGCCAAGCATCTTTTGCAAGATTGGAGCTGCGGCTTCTACTTCTTTAGAAAGTAGGCCGTGCAGGTCGTCGAGCGTTTCAGTGATGAACTCCTCGGTCATTGGAAGGGGATCATCATTCCATTTCACCGAAAGTTCCCGCTCACGATCCCGAAGTCTTGAGAGCGTGTCCTCGACCTCACGGACCACGGTTACCATGGTTCCAATGTCGCCGATCTCACCGGATGTTAGGTGTCGCCGCAATTCGGCCAAGCGTTCTTCAGTCTCACAAATTCTCGCTTTCACGGTCTGAAGTTCCACATCGTCAGATTCGGGAATCTCGTCCAAAATCCGGTTTGCCTCGACAAGAAGACGTTCAAGAAATTCCTTCGTGAAAATCTCTGATCGCAGGTGATCCAACAGTGAGTTCTCGACATGGCTGAGCCGTTTATAGCCTTTGAAGGTACAGCCCTTCTTGCCGTCCCGACCGTTGAGGCAGCAGAGAGAGGCGTATTTTCCACTACGACCTAAGTAGAGTGGTTTTCCGCAGCAACCGCAGGTCAGATGGAACAGTCGCTTTGGAACGGCCCTCTGCCGTTCGCCCGACTGGACGTTCTTTCGAGTCGAATCGAAGGCCGATTTGGACTCCGCCAAGCGAACTTGGGCAGCTTCCCAGACCTCGTCCGAAACAAGCCGAAGGTGAGAAACATCCCGGCTCAGCCATTCTTCGGGCGGATGTTCGACCACGGTCACCTTCCCCGTTTCCGGGTCACGAACCTGCGAGGTCATGCCCCAATACTCAATGCCTTTATAGACCGGCCGCTTGAGCAGTTGCCGGAGGCGCGTGTCGTCCCAGTTGCCGCCTTCTACGTTGCGAGCATTGAGGTCGGCAATGATTGCAGTTCGATCCTCCCTCTTGACGGCGAAGCGGTCAAAAATTTCACGCACGATTTTGGCGGCAGCATCGTCGATCACACGCTGCTTCTCAACCCGCCCTTTGTGGTTGATGACAACTTCACCGTTGGCGTCGAGTAGCGGCACGTCCCGTTGGCCGAGGCAGGGGCCGTTGACGATGCGGTCTTGCAGGAAGGCATCCCGCATTCCTCGCTTGACGCGGTGAGATTTATTCCGACTCTCTTGCTCGTCGATCGCGGCGGAGATGGCATAGTGCAGTGCGGCGCTCTGCTGGCTGGTGTCGATCCCGTTGCCGATTGTGATCAGCACGCAGCCGGAGGCGTCGAGAAGCCGCTTGAAGAGGTGGGCTTCCGCCTGATCGCGGCCAAGCCGAGCGGAGTCGTCCACGTACAGCCGGCAGCAAACTCGCTTCTCGATTGCCTGTTTCATTTGTCGATACCCGGTTCGGGCAGCGATTTTCCCGGTGATCGCACCGTCCGCGAAAACATGCGGCCAAGGCATCATCACGCCGTCGCGGACGACACGCTCCAGACAGATCCCAAGCTGCTGTGGGAGCGACCTCGGATTTGAGTTCGGATCGGAGTAGCGGAGATAAACGCCGCCCGTGGCCTTTGGTGGAATCGGAAAGCGAATCGTTCCCGATCCTCCGAGATACCGGTCTTCAAAATCCTCGACCATGGCCTCGATTCGCTCGTCCGGATCGGCATCCAATAGCGGGACCAATTCAGGACAATGTTCTTCCGCATATTTCAGCCAGACGATAACGCAGTCGTGGATGGACTGCGTTGTGGGCATTCCATGCGGTCGTTTGCCACCAGGGTTCTTTGCATTCGCCATCGCTCTTCTCCAAAGGAGAAGACAGCAATCGGGCTTGGCACACTGTGCCAAAATATGTAGTCAATCGTGAGAAACCTTGAACGCAGCTGACCACAAACGACTAGCCGCAAACTCCAGCGAAACCCAGACTTATGACCATAAGTGGTGTTCTAGCTGAGAGTTGGGGAAACGCCAAAAACGAATCCCCCCCCTCTCCGCTTATGTATGAAGCCGTCAACAGAACCGTTGGCGGCCTTTTTTGTGTCATGCTTGTATTTTCGTCTCCATTCGTTGTGTCGAGAAAGTGCTTGAATGGCTTCCGGTTCCCACTCAGTGCCTTGGTTTTCCGTTCAGAATGACGATAACCGATGCACCGCCGCTTGGGAGTCAGGGTAAGTGGGGTAGGGTGCAGAGTATGATCGCGTCCTGATCAATGAGGCCTTTAACTCCGCCTCCCAGTTTCATCAATACCCGACGTTGCTGCATGTGAAACGAATGCATATCAGCAAGTGTGCAGGTGACCTTTTTGACCAAGTGACTTCAAAACCTGCGTTTGACCACACTACCGGCCATCGTTCGGGATCTGTAGATCTCCAAGCAGGTACTTGATTGAAAGCGGAGCCGTCAGGTCCTAGTCACTTTTTGTGACGCAGTCGCTACAGCAATTCCTTAAGAGTCGAGTTCATCGAAACCGAACAGCGATCACCAGTCTTCGGTTTCCAACCTAGTTCGCCACGAACGAATAGTAGGAACCGTCTTACAGCTTGTCGAACTCAGAAGACAGTCCGCTGCGTTCTTTGGGAGAGTATCTTCCAGTCTTATTGCTATCTGGGTGAGTGAAGCTCCAAGACACGGCCTTGCGAGACCAATTCTCCCAAAGCAAGGGGAAACGATCGTTCGATATGGCGTTGAACTCGGAATAGATAGTGCTGGGAATGCTCTGGTAGAAGAGGGCGTCGCCGTACTGATGCTTGCGGCGATGGCCAGTTTTCATCAAAACGAACTGGCGTACTTGACGCAGGGGTCTTTTGATCTTGAGCGTCTGACAACGCATCATGCGAGGGCACACAAGGACAACGCTGCGCGGGCTGAATACTCGATCGCCCGACATCAACTTGCAGTCACAAAGTACAAAATCAAGTCCAAATACAGTTGAGAATGACAAGAGATGGCTTTCGAGCCATCTCTTTGAGTACCCCCGGCGGGATTCGAACCCACGACCTTCGGTTTAGGAAACCGACGCTCTATCCTGCTGAGCTACGAGGGCAAGTTATAGCAGCACTACAACTTACGGCAAGTTTTCGTTCAGCCTGCTTTAACACCTTACGCCCATTGTTACGCCCGTTTGTGCCCGTCATAATTGACGTGTGCCCAATTTGGGGCGTAAATGAGACTCGCCGGTTGCAGCCGACGAGCCTCGATCCCACCTACCTTTTCAGAACGAAGGTGAGACAATGGCGAATTCTAACAAGCGTAACCGTTCAAAGAAACCCGCTAAGCCAAGGCCAGACTTTCCGCTCTATGCTCATGGCGTGGGAAAGTGGGCCAAGAAGGTCAGAGGCAAGACGGTCTACTTCACGAAGTGGACAGACGATCCAAAGGGTGTGACTGCTCTGGAAATGTGGCTGGAGCAGAAGGACGATCTAATCGCTGGTCGTCAGCCTCGCAAGCATGATCCAGATACGTTGACGGTTGGCCATCTCTGTAATCACTTCCTCACGCATCACGAAGAACGCCGAGACCGTGGCGAGATCAGTCCAAGAACGTTTCAGGGACTGCACGCGACGTGTGCCAACATCATCAAGTGTTTCGGCAAGGGTCGACCCGTCTCCGATCTGACACCTGACGATTTCGGTAAGCTGCGATCGGCATTGGCTGAGACTCGGAAAGCTGTGTCACTCCGAAACGAGATGCAACGCTGTCGATCTGTCTTTCGATATGCGTATGTCAATGGCTTGGTCGACCGAGAGGTGCAGTATGGCTCCAAGTTCGACAAGCCAGAGTTGAAACAGGTTCGGCGTGAACGTCGGCAGGCCAAAGACGAACATGGCTTGCGGATGTTTGATGCGGACGAACTCCGACTGATCTTGGACAACGCCAAACAGCCACTCCGCACGATGGTCTTGCTGGCGGTCAATTGTGGATTCGGACCCACCGACCTGTCTCGGTTGCCGATGCAGTACGTGGACCTGGAAGCCGGATTGATCGACTATCCGAGACCGAAGACGGAAGCCGACCGGATTTGTCCGCTGTGGCCTGAGACGATTGCCGCAATCAAAGAATGGATTCCGAATCGACCGACCGCGAAGAGTGCAGACAACAAAGGTCTACTATTCCTGACGGTCAGAGGTGCTGCATTCGTGAAGGTCTCCAAAAATGGCTCACCAAAGGATGCGATTGGTCAAGAGTTGGATAAGGTTCTTAAACGGCTTGGCATCAAACGTAAGGGAGTCGGATTCTACGCACTCCGACATACGTTCCGAACTGTGGCCGATGCCGCCAAAGACCCTGTGGCGACGAATCTAATTATGGGCCATGTCGACGCCTCGATGGGTGCGATTTACAGAGAGGATATCGCAACGAGCCGACTCCGAGCCGTCACCGATCACGTTCGGCAATGGCTGTTTCCGCCTGACAAGGACTCCAAGCCGACAGACGATCCTGGCAAGGAATCACCCCAGGCGGGTGATTTGCCGGACGACACCAATGACAATGAACCGCCGATCCTCAAGCTGTTTGCGGGATAAAACCGTAGGGCTTGTTGGGTCCACAATAATTGGCCATCTCGTCTCTTCCAGTTCCTGTCGATTCGTGGAAGGGACAACCTCGACAAGCAGATAGCTAGGTAGCTCCTAGTGTTGGCCATGCCGGATTGGATGATCCTTCTCCGATTCGGCATGGCCAGTCTGTTTCTTTGCTCCGAAGGATATTCTAATGAGCGACTTTCTTACTGCATCTCAACGTGCGGAATACTGGATTAACTCTGTGGCCAGTATTGCTCGCTACGCAGAACTCGATAACGTCGAACTCGCATACGGCACGGTGCAGACTCTCCAATATCGAATTGAGGAAAGCGGTGAAGCACTCGAATCGAGATTTGAAGAGTTGGCAATTCTGTCTGACTCACAGGTTACGTTCGAGGGTTTCGGCTGGCATGCTCTGAATGATGCAAGGTTTCCAGGCGTCTGGTCGTCAGCACATGAGGCTGTTCATGGTGTCACCATCGAGGCTCTCGAGATTCTGGCTCAGCCTCTGGAAGACATCACCGACCAGAAAGAACAGAACGAACTGTTTACGCGACTGCTATCGGAACGTGGACATGCTCTTAAAATCTCGATGGTCGAAGTTGCAAAGGTCCAAGAGCGGATCCGGCGTGAACGTCTGAAACTCGTTGGTCCTCCACCATCGCTACTAGACCAAGTGCTTGAAAAACTGACACCGCAGCAGAAAGAGCTGGTCGAATATCTTTGGACACATCCGAAGGCTACTTTCCGGCAAATTCGAGAAGTTCGGAAAGGCTGGAATGATGTACCTTCGGACGAGGCAATTGAAAGCAAGTTCAAGAAGATACGCCAGCGTCTCAACAAGTACAATTTCGGTGTCGGAATCGTAATCTCCCTAGCTGAGAAGAAGGTTGAGCTCGAACGACTAGATTAGTACCCAATTTCGGTCCCAGACAGAACCGTGCTTTGTCGCAAACCCCTGACGATGATTGGCCTCGTTGAAGCCAATTGTCCTCAGGGGTTTTTTCATGACTAATGAACTACAAACACGAATCAAAGAAGCAATCGCCGACCTGCCGACGGTCGAAGAGATTCGAACAAGGATTGCGGAGAATATCCACGAACGTCAGATTCTTCGGCAAATGCTCAAACTTGCCGAACAGCGTGACGAAGCAAATGCACTTCGGCACGAGAAGGGAGACACATAATGAGTGCTCCCAAATCTGCATTAACGGTTGCTCAAGTTGCCGAGCGACTCGGAACTAGACCGCACACAGTGACGGCTTGGATCAAATCCGGCGAACTCCGAGCGATCGACATCAGCCAATCGGCTGGCGGTCGTCCGACTTGGCGAATCATGCCCGAAGACCTCGACGCCTTTATAGAACGTCGAACGCATCAGGCAGCACCAAAGCGAACTCGGAGAAAGAAACGCTCCAATATTAAGGAGTTTTTCTAATGCCGATATCCAAAGCACGCATATTGAAGAACGCTGCGAAATCTCTGTACGACAAGAACGTGCCGATCATTCCGATGACGGTCGACAAGAAGGCGACCGGCAAGTGGGCAGGTCTCGAAGACGGATTCGATTGGGTCGACATCGAACGCGACATTGATGGCGGTCTGGCTAAGGGAATCGCAATCAATCTTGCCTATACCGATTGGTTGGATATCGAATGCGACTCTGAAGAAGCAGAGACACACCTGCAATCGCTGTTTGGTGGCAAGATTCCACCGACTCCGACTTGGCAATCCGGTCGCGGCAAGCATCGGCTATTCCGTAAGGATCGGTCGAAGTGGCCAAAGGGTAAAGGATTTGCCGTCGGCAAGCTCGACATTCTGTTGGGCAACGGCAAAGGCTGCTTAACGACCGTGCCGCCATCGCTGCACCCTGAGGGAATGGAACGGTATTGGCTGGATGGTCTGTCGCTCGATGACCTCGAACCGGCTGAACTGCCTGAAAACGTCATCCGGCAGCTAGTTGAAACGTCGGAAGGCTCAGTAGGGTCGAGTAGGGTCGACCCTAAAGTGGCAAAGTTGGGGGGAAAGATGCCACATCGCAATTGCTGGCGATGGTTGCGGACGTTGAGTGCTGGCATTCCACCGATGGTGAAACCTCATACGCATCTGTGCGGAATGGAGAGCACCTCGAGCACTGGCCAATCGACTCCAAACGGTTCCAGGATTTTCTGAGTCTGACGTACTACAGAGCCAAACGGAAGGCAATTCCAGCCGACGTCGTAAGGTCTGTGCAGGCGACTTTCGACGCTAAAGCCAAGTTTGAAGGCAAAGCCTACGACGTTGCGTTGCGTGTCGGTGGTCACGGCGACTGTATCTACATTGACCTCTGCGATGAGCAATGGCGAGTCGTGGAGGTAGATCGTGATGGCTGGCGAATCCGCAAGGACTCTCCGATCCGATTCCGACGACGCAAGGGAATGCTGGAACTACCAGAGCCGACTACAGGCGGGTCGATCCAGGAACTCCGACAATTCGTGAACGTAGCGGATAAGGATTGGCCTCTAGTCTTAGGTGCTTTGATTGGCATGTTCCGACCGGATGGTCCGTATTGGGTCGTCAAACTCAGTGCGGAACAGGGATCAGGTAAGACTACATTCGTGCGTGTCCTAAGATCCTTGATCGATCCAAATACGTCACCGACGCGGGCACAAACGACTAGCGAGAAGGATCTATTTATTGCCGCCAACAACTCTTGGGTGCTGTCCTTCGACAACGTGTCGTTTGTGGGTGGCAAACTATCCGATGCGTTCTGTCGGCTAGCCACTGGCGGTGGTTTCAGCACACGGTCTCTCTATACGAATGACGACGAGACGATCATAGATGTGTGTCGACCGATCCTACTGAACGGCATCACAGATGTCGGCACGCGATCCGACTTGCTTGACCGATCGTTGGTGATTGAGTTGCCACCGATTGCGTCCTCGAACCGTACGCCTGAATCTGTATTCAACCGTCGATTCAGCGAAACATCGCCAAGGATCCTGGGTGCTCTGTTAGATGCTGTCGTTGTGGCACTGCAGAGACTTCCAGAGGTAGAGCAGTCCGACACAGATTGGCCACGCATGGCCGATGCCGCAATTTGGGCAACCGCTGCAGAGCCTGGACTCGGATTGCCGGATGGTGCGTTTTTGGATGCGTACACTGTCAACCGAGAGGATGCGGTTCGTAGCGGTCTGGAATCGTCGCCGGTATTTGATCGCTTGATCAAACTGCTTGCCGAGTCGGATGGTGGCAGCGTCAAACTCACTCCAGCCCAATTGAAATCCAAGTTGGAAGTCGGCATCGGCACCAAGGTCCACAACTGGCCAAAGTCACCTGCTGAGTTGACCAACCATCTCAAACGGATCATGCCGTCTCTACGGGAAGTCGGCATCATTGCCAAGCATGGAAAGTCGGACGGCAAACGCTACTGGCAATTGATCGATCGCAACCATCAACCGAGTGACCAACCATCGACGCAACCGCAGGGTGAGTTGGCCAAGAAGGTCAGCAAGAAGCGTAAGCAGTTGGAATGATTCCGCAACAGGGTCGACCCTGCCATTTTTCAGGGTCGACGACTCGCCACCGCATTCTTGGCCTAGAACTATCACCAAAAAGTTGTTGCACAAACGTCGACCCTGTCGACCCTACGGTCGTTTTGTGCGTTTTGGCCTAGGGAATTCGCAAATTCAACAGGGTCGACGGCCTCGACCCTACCAACCAACAGGGTCGACCCTTCACAGGGTACAAACGAACCGGGTCGAGTAGGGTCGACCCTTTACATGCAAAATTTTAACCGCCTGAGGATGACATGAAATTACCAACATTGACCGCTGAACAACGGGATGCCCGCGACTACTTGGTAGACGATCCTTCTTTGATTCGACGCCTAGGTGGACTCGCCGGAACCGGCAAGTCGACCTTACTCGGATACGTGGCCAAAGAGTTTCCAAGAGCACTGGCTATGACGCCAACCGGAAAGGCAGCAGAAGTTCTCCGACAGAAGGGTCTTAAGAATGCAACGACGATTCATAGTGCTATCTATGCATGTCATGAAAAGCCAATTCTCGATGAGAACGGAAAGGAAGTGAAAGGCAAGAATGGCAAGCCGCTCACAGAGACGATTTTCGGACGCAAGCCACCCAAGTTCGTCGAAGGCGACATCTTCATTGTGGATGAAGCCTCCATGGTGACACGCAAACTGTACGACGATCTACGCTCGTATCGTCGACCGATCATCTTTGTTGGTGATCATGGACAACTGGAGCCAATTGGCGACTCGTTTAACTTGATGGAAGACGCGGAAGTAAAGTTAGAGACTATTCACCGAAACGCCAACGAGATTGCTAGGTTCGCTGGGTTTTTGCGTGACGGCAATGAGGCAAGAAATTGGAAGTCTCAAGAGAAACTGAGACAACGGAAGGTCTATCTAACGCCAACCGACAAAATGCTAAAGTCGGACTCGTGGGGAATCTTCGACCAGGTCATCACCGCGTTCAACAAAGACCGAGTGATTCTGAATCAACACTATCGAGACTTCTTGCACAACATTCAAGACGAAGACAACGTGCCGATTGTTGGAGATCGAGTCATCTGTCTTCGAAACAACCATAAGCGTGGTCTTGCCAACGGCATGATAGGTGTCGTCAAGCGTGTAGACTCTGACACATGCTATATGGTCTTTGAGACAACGAACGGAGTTTGCCACGGCGTCGAATACGACCCTGAGCAATTCAATAATCCTAAGTCGCCAGAGTTCACGCGGAAGCATGAAGCATTTGATTTCGCGTACTGCATTACATGTCATAAGGCACAAGGATCTGAATTCGGTCATGTGTTGGTGATGCCAGGCGAGTGTCCATATTGGAGTCGGGAACGCTGGGCGTATACGGCTGCGAGTCGTGCCAAATCAAAACTAACTTGGATGATCTAAAATGATAAGAATAGAGTTGACGCACTACCTCGATGGATTTGAGTTGAGAACTGAAGTTGAAGGCGAGTTTGAGACGACTGAGCATGTGCAGAGATGCGACGACGTGTTTGATGCGTTTCGGCAAATTCTCAGGCTGAGGATGGAGTTCTTTAAAGGCGAGTTGTCATTGAAGACTTGTCGCAGCTTCATGCCGGATCATGAATCGGATGTGTCGTAGCGTCATCGTCATTGTAGTCAGAGAGTCATTGCAGCCAAGGTGCAGAGAGTCATTGTAGCCAGAGAGAGTTTTCGGACTCAGAATTGGATTCGCTTTCAGAGTTCTCCAATGGTTCTATGGGCTTGGCTGCTTGACTACCTGACGACATAACTTTCCAGACGTCAACGGTTCTAACAACCGTTGCTCTAGTACGTCTCGACCTATGGAAATATAGGGTATCGTCACGCTCCTAGTCGTTGGCTTACGCCGATCGACGGGCGTGGCATGGCGGAATTCGATCGAAATCAGGCAGTCCAGAAGTAAGCAGGAAGGCGAAACCCTTATGAGTGACACCCACAAGGATGACACCACCAAGAACAAAACCAACTTGCCAAAGCGTGACGGTGGCAATCTTGGTGTC
This portion of the Thalassoroseus pseudoceratinae genome encodes:
- a CDS encoding site-specific integrase, coding for MANSNKRNRSKKPAKPRPDFPLYAHGVGKWAKKVRGKTVYFTKWTDDPKGVTALEMWLEQKDDLIAGRQPRKHDPDTLTVGHLCNHFLTHHEERRDRGEISPRTFQGLHATCANIIKCFGKGRPVSDLTPDDFGKLRSALAETRKAVSLRNEMQRCRSVFRYAYVNGLVDREVQYGSKFDKPELKQVRRERRQAKDEHGLRMFDADELRLILDNAKQPLRTMVLLAVNCGFGPTDLSRLPMQYVDLEAGLIDYPRPKTEADRICPLWPETIAAIKEWIPNRPTAKSADNKGLLFLTVRGAAFVKVSKNGSPKDAIGQELDKVLKRLGIKRKGVGFYALRHTFRTVADAAKDPVATNLIMGHVDASMGAIYREDIATSRLRAVTDHVRQWLFPPDKDSKPTDDPGKESPQAGDLPDDTNDNEPPILKLFAG
- a CDS encoding helix-turn-helix domain-containing protein → MSAPKSALTVAQVAERLGTRPHTVTAWIKSGELRAIDISQSAGGRPTWRIMPEDLDAFIERRTHQAAPKRTRRKKRSNIKEFF
- a CDS encoding ATP-dependent DNA helicase, encoding MKLPTLTAEQRDARDYLVDDPSLIRRLGGLAGTGKSTLLGYVAKEFPRALAMTPTGKAAEVLRQKGLKNATTIHSAIYACHEKPILDENGKEVKGKNGKPLTETIFGRKPPKFVEGDIFIVDEASMVTRKLYDDLRSYRRPIIFVGDHGQLEPIGDSFNLMEDAEVKLETIHRNANEIARFAGFLRDGNEARNWKSQEKLRQRKVYLTPTDKMLKSDSWGIFDQVITAFNKDRVILNQHYRDFLHNIQDEDNVPIVGDRVICLRNNHKRGLANGMIGVVKRVDSDTCYMVFETTNGVCHGVEYDPEQFNNPKSPEFTRKHEAFDFAYCITCHKAQGSEFGHVLVMPGECPYWSRERWAYTAASRAKSKLTWMI
- a CDS encoding bifunctional DNA primase/polymerase; translated protein: MPISKARILKNAAKSLYDKNVPIIPMTVDKKATGKWAGLEDGFDWVDIERDIDGGLAKGIAINLAYTDWLDIECDSEEAETHLQSLFGGKIPPTPTWQSGRGKHRLFRKDRSKWPKGKGFAVGKLDILLGNGKGCLTTVPPSLHPEGMERYWLDGLSLDDLEPAELPENVIRQLVETSEGSVGSSRVDPKVAKLGGKMPHRNCWRWLRTLSAGIPPMVKPHTHLCGMESTSSTGQSTPNGSRIF
- a CDS encoding recombinase family protein; its protein translation is MANAKNPGGKRPHGMPTTQSIHDCVIVWLKYAEEHCPELVPLLDADPDERIEAMVEDFEDRYLGGSGTIRFPIPPKATGGVYLRYSDPNSNPRSLPQQLGICLERVVRDGVMMPWPHVFADGAITGKIAARTGYRQMKQAIEKRVCCRLYVDDSARLGRDQAEAHLFKRLLDASGCVLITIGNGIDTSQQSAALHYAISAAIDEQESRNKSHRVKRGMRDAFLQDRIVNGPCLGQRDVPLLDANGEVVINHKGRVEKQRVIDDAAAKIVREIFDRFAVKREDRTAIIADLNARNVEGGNWDDTRLRQLLKRPVYKGIEYWGMTSQVRDPETGKVTVVEHPPEEWLSRDVSHLRLVSDEVWEAAQVRLAESKSAFDSTRKNVQSGERQRAVPKRLFHLTCGCCGKPLYLGRSGKYASLCCLNGRDGKKGCTFKGYKRLSHVENSLLDHLRSEIFTKEFLERLLVEANRILDEIPESDDVELQTVKARICETEERLAELRRHLTSGEIGDIGTMVTVVREVEDTLSRLRDRERELSVKWNDDPLPMTEEFITETLDDLHGLLSKEVEAAAPILQKMLGEIIVEQREVKGSKKPQWFAKFALNGNAIVSHLTRPKDCPNSECWELPISAVWTIGEKHEVWLREVPKYEQISGRALAYKLEGRSTQWISEELGVIWKLADDAIRFAETGGRPEPEKPRKRRPRQKGSKPEPKYKSHAAEVVRLRDEKQWPFPRIARHLKIHESTATRAYDFGTHRRTRSVAVKRNRGRWQHLNPDEVAKAVSMLAAGTSVSEIAEQTSLSASTIYRLRRKQHSSRDRSEFPDNTPITV